The following coding sequences are from one Candidatus Hydrogenedentota bacterium window:
- a CDS encoding response regulator has translation MGARPVIRVLLIDDDEYHARLFDEYLKESQAASFLMDWVDTVEQGLAALCGHRHDVVLLDYYIGRATGFDLLDACPMVTNQVPVILLTAHPDQSMDTEALGRGAFDFLDKNHISAAELERTLRYAVQHFHTQQALRESKERFEGLYNAVFEGILVHDGERVLHANPALLKMMGRPSAEVIGAPLSEVFNGALVPVLAATPHGGASSMELDLRTRNEEVLVTAVRARRHIFNGRVAYLLAIRDITESKRHEAELKKMNEALELRVAERTEALRRSNQDLEHFAHVIAHDIRLPLHTVHEHLMDACLNLSEEPDPEESAFRLHFIEKAVTTVERLQGLIDSVLEYSRISSRETSWCPTNLNGVLRDALLGLGAGLGEDMSHVAAAQLPVVLGDPVLLGNLFQNLLQNAVKYRGALPLRLEIGVWDDGPAWRLFVRDNGIGFRPEEAHDIFVVLHRGGNAASYPGAGLGLATCKKIVELHGGRIWAEAEPGRGATFFFTLPKWNEEPLPEPAIREEGHEAHPGN, from the coding sequence ATGGGTGCGAGACCTGTCATACGTGTGTTGCTCATCGATGATGATGAATATCACGCGCGTCTTTTTGACGAGTACCTGAAGGAATCGCAGGCGGCCTCTTTCCTGATGGATTGGGTGGATACCGTCGAGCAGGGTCTCGCGGCACTATGCGGTCACCGGCATGACGTGGTGCTGCTCGACTATTATATCGGCAGGGCGACAGGTTTTGACCTGCTGGACGCCTGCCCCATGGTCACGAACCAGGTGCCCGTCATTTTGCTCACGGCGCATCCGGACCAGAGCATGGATACCGAAGCGCTGGGGCGAGGCGCGTTTGACTTCCTTGACAAGAATCATATCAGCGCCGCTGAACTCGAGCGGACGCTCCGCTACGCGGTGCAGCATTTCCACACCCAACAGGCGCTACGCGAGAGCAAGGAACGCTTTGAGGGCCTTTACAACGCCGTGTTCGAGGGCATTCTCGTGCACGACGGCGAGCGTGTCCTTCATGCCAATCCCGCGCTCTTGAAGATGATGGGCCGCCCCTCCGCGGAGGTCATTGGCGCGCCGCTGTCCGAGGTTTTTAACGGTGCGCTCGTGCCCGTGCTCGCGGCGACGCCGCACGGCGGCGCTTCCTCGATGGAGTTGGACCTGCGCACCCGCAATGAGGAAGTTCTCGTGACGGCGGTGCGCGCGCGCCGCCACATCTTCAACGGCCGAGTCGCATACCTGCTGGCAATCCGCGACATAACGGAGTCCAAACGTCACGAGGCCGAACTCAAAAAGATGAATGAAGCGCTCGAACTCCGCGTGGCCGAGCGCACGGAGGCGCTGCGGCGCAGCAACCAGGACCTCGAGCACTTCGCGCATGTAATTGCCCATGACATCCGTCTGCCGTTGCACACGGTGCACGAACACCTCATGGACGCCTGCCTGAACCTGTCCGAGGAACCCGACCCGGAAGAATCAGCGTTTCGTCTGCACTTCATCGAAAAGGCAGTGACCACGGTCGAACGGCTGCAGGGGCTCATCGACTCCGTGCTCGAGTACTCGCGTATCTCGAGCCGGGAAACCTCCTGGTGCCCCACCAACCTGAATGGCGTGCTGCGGGATGCGCTTCTGGGTCTTGGCGCCGGCCTCGGGGAAGACATGTCGCACGTTGCCGCGGCGCAGTTGCCGGTGGTGCTGGGCGACCCGGTGCTGCTTGGAAACCTGTTTCAGAACCTGCTGCAGAACGCCGTCAAGTATCGTGGCGCTCTCCCCTTGCGCCTGGAAATCGGCGTTTGGGATGACGGGCCCGCCTGGCGGCTTTTCGTTCGCGACAATGGCATCGGGTTCCGTCCGGAGGAAGCGCACGATATCTTCGTAGTCCTGCATCGCGGCGGCAACGCTGCGTCATATCCCGGGGCGGGTCTGGGTTTGGCCACCTGCAAGAAGATAGTCGAACTGCACGGCGGCCGCATCTGGGCGGAAGCAGAGCCGGGCCGGGGCGCCACGTTCTTTTTCACACTCCCGAAATGGAACGAGGAACCGCTTCCCGAGCCGGCAATCCGGGAGGAAGGCCATGAAGCGCATCCTGGCAATTGA
- a CDS encoding methyltransferase, which yields MTSRERVLAALNHREPDRVPVDLSGHRSSGIMAMAYPKLRAALGLEPRPVRVYDPVQQLAVVDEDVLERFGIDTIELGRAFAVEDKDWAEWTLPDGTPCLMPAWALPEREPGRWVIRSASGRVIAAMPDGVWFFEQTHWPFLDGDDRPSRIPEAICECMWTAVASPPGPLTAGPDGLDKLAAGAQRLRAQTDRAIVGLFGGNLLEMGQFLYRNDQFLLMLAAEPERVHRFLDAVVEMHLGNLERFLGAVGPYIDVILFGDDLGMQNGPQMSPAMYDEYFKPRHALLWQRAKLLANVKVMLHCCGGVRELMPGLIEAGLDAINPVQVSCRGMEAAGLKRDFGKEMTFWGGGCDTQRILPQATPDEVAAHVRGQVAALQPGGGFVFQQVHNILANVPPANVIAMYGAIHA from the coding sequence ATGACCTCTCGTGAACGCGTGCTTGCAGCCCTGAACCATCGCGAACCGGACCGTGTGCCCGTGGACCTTTCCGGGCACCGATCTTCCGGCATCATGGCGATGGCGTATCCGAAACTGCGCGCGGCGCTCGGCCTCGAGCCGCGGCCCGTGCGCGTCTACGACCCCGTGCAGCAATTGGCCGTGGTCGATGAGGACGTGCTCGAACGTTTCGGCATCGACACCATCGAGCTTGGGCGCGCCTTCGCGGTCGAAGACAAGGACTGGGCCGAATGGACCCTGCCGGACGGGACCCCCTGCCTCATGCCGGCGTGGGCGTTGCCGGAACGCGAGCCCGGGCGCTGGGTGATCCGGTCGGCGTCCGGGCGGGTCATAGCGGCCATGCCCGACGGCGTCTGGTTCTTTGAGCAGACGCATTGGCCGTTTCTCGATGGGGACGACCGCCCGTCGCGCATTCCGGAGGCCATTTGCGAATGCATGTGGACGGCCGTGGCGTCGCCGCCCGGGCCGCTTACGGCGGGGCCGGACGGGCTCGACAAGCTGGCCGCAGGCGCGCAGCGTCTGCGCGCGCAGACGGACCGCGCGATCGTCGGGCTGTTTGGCGGCAACCTGCTCGAGATGGGGCAGTTCCTCTACCGTAATGACCAGTTCCTGCTCATGCTGGCGGCGGAGCCGGAACGCGTCCACCGGTTTCTCGACGCCGTGGTCGAGATGCACCTGGGCAATTTGGAGCGGTTCCTGGGCGCGGTCGGGCCGTACATCGATGTGATTCTCTTCGGCGACGACCTCGGCATGCAGAACGGGCCGCAGATGTCGCCCGCCATGTACGATGAGTACTTCAAGCCGCGCCACGCCCTTCTGTGGCAGCGCGCGAAGCTGCTCGCGAACGTCAAGGTGATGCTGCACTGCTGCGGCGGCGTACGCGAGTTGATGCCGGGCCTGATCGAGGCCGGACTCGACGCGATTAACCCGGTGCAAGTCTCGTGCCGCGGCATGGAGGCGGCGGGGCTCAAGCGCGATTTCGGCAAGGAAATGACCTTCTGGGGCGGCGGCTGCGACACCCAGCGCATCTTGCCGCAGGCAACGCCGGACGAGGTTGCCGCGCATGTGCGCGGGCAGGTTGCCGCGTTGCAGCCCGGCGGCGGTTTTGTCTTTCAGCAGGTGCACAACATCCTCGCCAATGTGCCGCCGGCTAACGTCATCGCCATGTACGGCGCGATACACGCCTGA
- a CDS encoding DUF4184 family protein, whose amino-acid sequence MPLAFPSHQGLIAPLWRRWPRVFEVSALCVGAAMPDVIDGFVGAYRGYLGQGVGHSLAGLVLLCMPGGMLLWWMLGRLARRLPAQAHPGLLWRAWGAGVHAMRIAPLRDMTRSSWARRLGSLFIGACSHLVIDAVSHGDCSLLYPWRPDIHIFPEWWNVAWIRLPLPGYRKPYPIGPHFLVWAFLSVYGAWLLVKPLLHRPAGSRKGTDTSGQRLDAP is encoded by the coding sequence ATGCCGCTTGCGTTCCCGTCACATCAGGGCCTGATCGCGCCGCTTTGGCGGCGATGGCCGCGCGTTTTCGAGGTTTCCGCCCTGTGCGTGGGTGCCGCGATGCCGGATGTCATAGACGGTTTTGTCGGGGCGTATCGCGGCTACCTGGGCCAGGGCGTGGGCCACTCGCTCGCGGGTCTCGTGCTGCTCTGCATGCCCGGCGGCATGTTGTTGTGGTGGATGCTGGGCCGCTTGGCGCGGCGACTGCCGGCGCAGGCGCATCCGGGCCTCCTGTGGCGGGCATGGGGTGCGGGCGTACACGCCATGCGCATCGCGCCGCTGCGCGACATGACCCGTTCATCCTGGGCGCGCAGGCTTGGCTCGTTGTTCATCGGGGCGTGCTCACACTTGGTTATCGATGCGGTATCCCATGGCGATTGTTCGTTGTTGTACCCGTGGCGGCCTGACATCCACATATTCCCGGAGTGGTGGAACGTTGCATGGATACGCCTGCCCCTTCCCGGATACCGGAAACCCTATCCGATTGGCCCGCATTTCCTTGTTTGGGCGTTTCTCAGCGTGTACGGCGCCTGGCTGCTGGTCAAGCCGCTGCTCCACCGGCCGGCCGGCTCGCGCAAAGGAACGGACACAAGCGGCCAACGGCTTGATGCCCCCTGA
- a CDS encoding response regulator: MKRILAIDDDLQLLEMLGKALIARGFAVAACPSTNGVIEKTREFKPDYILLDVMFPGGTGYQLARSLRSDSGLYKVPILFVSAVVDGPEIAHALKQGGDGYLTKPFTMEQLLARLRTLDVLAEKLSNLDARTGLLQLEAIGREIDYRIFRQEHFALCYFTIKNVEAFEASRGTQDTERLIAWTASLLKEQARETGLHETQLGHLGGGHFLALLPIDDQRKYCRAVHKHFDEGVKQFYKQFEVDQGYVVGSRAEGVYEGARLMHLHIVLFRSDEHEFDCYHAVLKAFQKALEAPEDDKVQAVFRFYQKYKW; the protein is encoded by the coding sequence ATGAAGCGCATCCTGGCAATTGACGACGACCTGCAACTGCTCGAAATGCTGGGCAAAGCCCTCATCGCCCGCGGCTTTGCCGTGGCGGCGTGCCCCAGCACCAACGGCGTGATCGAAAAGACCCGTGAGTTCAAGCCCGACTACATTCTCCTCGACGTCATGTTTCCGGGTGGCACGGGATACCAGCTTGCGAGATCCCTTCGCAGCGACAGCGGTCTGTACAAGGTCCCCATCCTCTTCGTCTCCGCGGTGGTCGACGGGCCCGAAATCGCCCATGCGCTCAAACAGGGCGGCGACGGCTACCTGACCAAGCCTTTCACCATGGAACAACTGCTGGCCCGCTTGCGAACCCTCGACGTGTTGGCGGAGAAGCTGTCTAACCTCGACGCGCGGACCGGTCTCCTGCAATTGGAGGCGATTGGCCGGGAAATCGACTACCGCATATTCCGGCAGGAACATTTTGCCCTGTGTTATTTCACTATAAAGAATGTGGAGGCCTTCGAGGCCAGCCGCGGAACACAGGACACGGAACGCTTGATTGCCTGGACCGCATCGCTCCTGAAGGAGCAGGCGCGCGAGACGGGGCTGCACGAGACCCAGCTGGGGCACCTGGGAGGCGGCCACTTTCTCGCCTTGCTGCCGATAGACGACCAGCGGAAATATTGCAGGGCCGTGCACAAGCACTTCGACGAGGGCGTGAAACAGTTCTACAAGCAGTTTGAAGTGGACCAGGGATACGTGGTCGGCAGCCGCGCCGAGGGCGTGTACGAGGGCGCGCGCCTCATGCATCTCCACATCGTGCTGTTCCGGTCAGACGAGCACGAGTTTGACTGCTACCATGCCGTCTTGAAGGCATTCCAGAAAGCCCTCGAAGCCCCCGAAGACGACAAGGTTCAAGCCGTATTCCGCTTCTATCAAAAGTACAAGTGGTGA